One Fibrobacter sp. UBA4297 DNA window includes the following coding sequences:
- a CDS encoding glycoside hydrolase family 44 protein has product MGYSNFFTVAAFGTLFAVSPTLAIDITVDANAGIKKISPYLYGRNIDKISDGDAEVTEEESAFINQMLDAGIHMLRANNGNNATRYNWRHKMTVHPDWYNNVYSHDWAITAQKVLDKMPGVDAMYAFQLTGYAASSTDYNFPDWNWKQEHGTYATQTFDLAGGGEVSEDGKTLIKAGDPSLYNMEWPADSTVAIIPHWKDELKFDMSRFKYWSMDNEMEIWRGTHSDLDLPVTGDFLVERYIDVAKKARAQWKDIKLTGPVAANEWQWCSVSSYNKEDRPKGEDRNYCWLEYFIMKVAEEQKKSGVRLLDVFDIHWYPTEKDYESRVNWHRVMFDTTYNYPGANGIKMVGGNWDNKITKEYIFVRINQWLEKYFGKDHGITLGITETSILDNDPMVTALIYASFLGTMQDNGVEIFTPWTWGDGMYETVHLFSRYGHPNRVQSTSSNDSLVSAYSSISNKGDSLTVIFVNRAEKDAQDIDLNLANFTSDGTVKTLTLQNLQGETFVSHTSNALKENAVEANAQGGTTTATGYSINRFKMTLPAKSITAVLLTTTTPKQIDAIAPTRSALTGNLLHHENGNWFIDNGSGKVRRINVFNSLGQSVLRMHAIARGNIRIASEVLGRGNFIVRIETASGTQMQKITVK; this is encoded by the coding sequence ATGGGATATTCAAATTTTTTCACAGTGGCTGCATTCGGCACGCTATTTGCTGTCTCCCCCACATTGGCCATCGACATTACCGTTGATGCGAACGCGGGCATCAAGAAAATTTCGCCGTACCTTTACGGGCGAAACATCGATAAAATCAGCGATGGCGATGCTGAGGTCACCGAAGAAGAGTCTGCCTTCATCAACCAGATGCTCGATGCGGGCATCCACATGTTGCGAGCGAACAACGGCAACAATGCCACGCGCTACAATTGGCGTCACAAAATGACAGTTCACCCCGACTGGTATAACAACGTGTACTCGCACGATTGGGCGATTACCGCACAAAAGGTACTCGACAAAATGCCGGGTGTTGACGCCATGTACGCCTTCCAGCTCACAGGCTATGCAGCTAGCAGCACTGACTACAACTTTCCCGACTGGAACTGGAAACAAGAACACGGCACGTACGCAACGCAAACGTTCGACCTTGCGGGCGGCGGCGAAGTCTCAGAAGACGGCAAGACGCTCATCAAAGCGGGCGACCCATCGCTTTACAACATGGAATGGCCGGCCGATTCTACGGTAGCCATTATCCCGCATTGGAAAGACGAACTCAAGTTTGATATGAGCCGTTTCAAGTATTGGAGCATGGACAACGAGATGGAAATTTGGCGCGGTACACATTCCGACCTGGATTTGCCCGTCACGGGAGACTTTCTCGTTGAGCGTTACATTGACGTTGCCAAGAAGGCGCGCGCCCAGTGGAAAGACATCAAGCTCACCGGCCCTGTTGCCGCAAATGAATGGCAATGGTGTTCCGTATCTTCGTACAACAAGGAAGATCGCCCTAAAGGCGAAGACCGCAACTACTGCTGGCTAGAATACTTTATCATGAAAGTTGCCGAAGAACAGAAAAAATCTGGTGTTCGCCTACTCGATGTTTTCGACATTCACTGGTACCCGACAGAAAAAGATTACGAATCACGCGTGAACTGGCATCGAGTCATGTTTGATACAACCTATAACTATCCCGGCGCAAACGGCATAAAGATGGTCGGTGGCAACTGGGACAATAAAATCACCAAGGAGTACATTTTCGTGCGCATCAACCAGTGGCTCGAAAAATACTTCGGCAAGGATCACGGCATCACACTCGGCATTACCGAAACAAGCATCCTCGACAACGATCCCATGGTGACAGCACTCATTTACGCGTCATTCCTTGGCACCATGCAAGATAACGGTGTGGAGATTTTCACCCCGTGGACCTGGGGCGACGGCATGTACGAAACGGTGCACCTTTTCAGTCGCTACGGCCATCCAAACCGAGTGCAATCTACATCAAGTAATGATTCGCTGGTATCCGCCTACAGTTCTATCAGCAACAAGGGCGATTCGCTCACAGTGATTTTTGTAAACCGAGCCGAAAAAGACGCACAAGATATAGACCTCAATCTTGCGAACTTTACCTCCGACGGAACAGTCAAAACACTCACCTTGCAAAATCTCCAAGGCGAAACGTTCGTTTCGCACACAAGCAACGCTTTGAAAGAGAACGCAGTTGAAGCAAATGCGCAGGGCGGAACGACCACTGCGACGGGCTACAGCATAAACAGATTCAAGATGACGCTCCCCGCCAAATCCATCACCGCGGTGCTACTCACTACAACTACGCCAAAACAAATCGACGCCATAGCCCCCACGAGAAGCGCTCTCACAGGGAACCTGCTGCACCATGAAAACGGCAACTGGTTTATCGACAACGGTTCAGGGAAAGTGCGCCGTATAAACGTGTTCAACAGTCTCGGGCAAAGCGTACTGCGAATGCACGCCATCGCCCGCGGAAACATCCGCATTGCAAGCGAAGTACTCGGCAGAGGCAATTTCATTGTGCGCATAGAAACTGCAAGCGGAACGCAAATGCAAAAAATAACAGTGAAGTAG
- a CDS encoding GNAT family N-acetyltransferase, with protein MIIAISKDDPWWEKTRAFAKDCPWLPGRRLAERMSKNDFLDWEKVFVAVHGEDVVGFCVLEENGNIPAKFSCSPFINLVYVGEEFRGERLSKSLIDAALDYAQRLGYKKVYLKSEHHGLYEKYGFKKIADFEPTVGLANQLFEIEISF; from the coding sequence ATGATAATCGCGATTAGCAAAGATGATCCGTGGTGGGAAAAGACCCGCGCATTTGCGAAAGATTGCCCATGGCTGCCGGGGCGTCGTTTAGCCGAGCGAATGTCAAAGAACGATTTCCTAGACTGGGAAAAAGTTTTCGTTGCTGTACACGGTGAAGATGTTGTCGGCTTTTGCGTTCTCGAGGAGAACGGGAACATTCCTGCGAAATTCAGTTGCAGCCCTTTTATAAATCTCGTTTACGTTGGCGAAGAATTCCGGGGAGAGCGGCTATCCAAAAGCTTAATTGACGCAGCGCTTGATTACGCCCAAAGGCTCGGCTACAAAAAAGTTTATCTCAAAAGCGAGCACCACGGCCTATACGAAAAATACGGGTTCAAGAAGATTGCTGATTTCGAACCAACGGTCGGGCTTGCGAACCAACTGTTTGAAATTGAGATTTCTTTTTAA
- a CDS encoding PDDEXK nuclease domain-containing protein produces the protein MSKKSINILDKDYIHWVKELSSRYRKSQIKAAVKVNSEMLRYYWELGRDIVTKQAESKWGSGFMKNLSRDLKAQIPSATCFSPTNILYMKNFYLMYRPYLENAPKIGEQKEDFPITQQVVEQIAHDIFSIPWGHHVVLMDKFKENPQKALFFARQTVENGWSRSSLLNALSTDLYERQGKALTNFERTLPAETSDLAQELTKDPYNFAFTGITGRYNEKLLKDSLLNNITRFLVELGTGFAYVGKEYGIMVGEREKFMDLLFYNLNLSCYVVVEVKIGRFEFADIGQLGGYMVACNHILKKEGRDNPTIGLLICKEKDKVQAQYALESSTQPISISEYELEKFYPEKVEGTMPSIEEIEKRLCEVPL, from the coding sequence ATGTCGAAAAAATCTATCAACATCTTGGACAAGGATTACATTCACTGGGTCAAGGAACTTTCTTCCCGTTATCGCAAGAGCCAGATCAAGGCGGCGGTGAAGGTAAATAGCGAAATGTTGCGCTACTACTGGGAATTGGGGCGCGATATTGTAACCAAGCAGGCTGAAAGCAAATGGGGCAGCGGCTTCATGAAGAATCTGAGCCGAGATTTAAAGGCTCAGATTCCCAGTGCCACTTGTTTTTCTCCCACGAACATTCTGTACATGAAGAACTTTTATCTTATGTATCGCCCCTATTTGGAAAATGCACCCAAGATCGGGGAACAAAAGGAAGATTTTCCAATTACTCAACAAGTTGTTGAGCAAATTGCCCATGACATCTTTTCAATTCCATGGGGACATCACGTTGTCTTAATGGACAAGTTCAAGGAAAATCCTCAAAAGGCCCTGTTTTTTGCCCGCCAGACGGTAGAAAATGGCTGGAGCCGTTCGTCCCTTCTGAATGCGCTTTCTACCGATCTTTACGAGCGCCAGGGAAAGGCTTTGACGAATTTTGAACGGACTCTCCCTGCCGAAACAAGCGATTTGGCTCAAGAACTGACGAAAGATCCTTACAATTTCGCGTTTACGGGTATTACGGGCCGCTACAACGAAAAACTGCTGAAAGATAGCCTGCTGAACAACATTACCCGTTTTCTTGTGGAGTTGGGCACGGGATTTGCCTATGTCGGCAAAGAATATGGCATTATGGTGGGCGAAAGGGAGAAGTTCATGGATTTGCTTTTTTACAACCTGAATCTTTCCTGTTATGTCGTTGTCGAGGTGAAAATCGGGCGCTTTGAATTTGCCGATATCGGGCAACTGGGCGGATACATGGTGGCATGCAATCACATCCTTAAAAAGGAAGGGCGCGACAACCCGACAATCGGTCTGCTGATTTGCAAGGAAAAGGACAAGGTGCAGGCACAGTACGCACTGGAATCAAGTACGCAACCTATCAGCATTTCGGAATATGAATTGGAAAAATTCTACCCTGAAAAGGTTGAAGGCACAATGCCCTCTATTGAGGAAATTGAGAAAAGATTGTGCGAAGTGCCGCTGTAA
- a CDS encoding GNAT family N-acetyltransferase, producing the protein MLQFFDGDLFCGFSNSITHGSITNIIYFAVMPELRSRGYGSQILQVIREQHPDTRIVVDIEVEEDSKDAEELERRNRRRDFYQRNGFDSSPFDYVWQGEHYRLLTAGGTVTEKEFRDFWKEILKNVPGAKYP; encoded by the coding sequence ATGCTCCAGTTTTTCGATGGAGATTTATTCTGCGGGTTCTCGAACTCCATCACGCACGGGAGCATTACGAACATCATCTATTTTGCGGTTATGCCAGAACTGCGCAGTCGCGGATACGGCTCACAAATTCTGCAAGTCATTCGCGAACAACACCCCGACACACGCATCGTCGTCGATATCGAAGTCGAAGAAGATTCCAAGGACGCCGAAGAACTTGAACGCAGGAATCGTCGCCGCGACTTTTACCAGCGCAACGGCTTTGACTCCTCCCCCTTTGATTACGTCTGGCAAGGCGAACACTACCGCCTACTCACCGCAGGCGGCACCGTCACCGAAAAGGAATTCCGCGACTTCTGGAAAGAAATTCTGAAGAACGTCCCCGGAGCAAAGTACCCGTAA
- a CDS encoding MBL fold metallo-hydrolase → MKLFDNIFIPFIAALALTVVGCNESKNSTKNSTENKVALSRETSAKVETPAVEGTKTITLANGASVTWIQDNEGKKLMPRELFSDASDSLYESLNMPAGLPASVSTFLVKTDGKYIMFDAGLGAWGGQLLKRLDALKVNPDSIGLVYLTHFHADHIAGLVKSGSAGKMEKVFKNASVYAGKVEYDAWMNDIPKNDLQKNIMALYKDSLHLFAFGDRLPHGVLAMDAVGHTPGHTVFQISNLLVIGDLMHGYALQKFHPEISSNYDMDKVKSAESRKRIMQYAREHKLLMAGMHLPPPGFAK, encoded by the coding sequence ATGAAACTGTTTGACAATATTTTTATTCCTTTTATCGCAGCGCTTGCTTTGACTGTCGTTGGTTGCAACGAATCGAAAAATTCAACAAAAAATTCTACAGAAAATAAGGTCGCGTTGAGTCGCGAGACGTCTGCAAAAGTGGAAACGCCTGCTGTCGAGGGAACCAAAACTATTACGCTTGCGAACGGAGCTTCGGTCACTTGGATTCAGGATAACGAGGGTAAAAAGCTGATGCCTCGCGAACTTTTCAGCGATGCTAGCGATTCGCTTTACGAAAGTTTGAATATGCCTGCGGGCCTCCCAGCTTCTGTCAGCACGTTCTTGGTAAAAACGGATGGTAAGTACATCATGTTTGATGCTGGTCTTGGAGCGTGGGGCGGACAGCTTTTAAAGCGTCTTGATGCTTTGAAAGTGAATCCGGATTCTATCGGGCTTGTTTACTTGACGCATTTCCATGCAGACCACATTGCAGGCCTCGTGAAAAGCGGTAGCGCCGGGAAGATGGAAAAGGTTTTTAAGAATGCATCCGTTTATGCAGGCAAGGTGGAATATGATGCTTGGATGAATGATATCCCGAAAAATGATTTGCAAAAGAACATCATGGCTCTTTATAAAGATAGCCTTCATTTGTTTGCGTTTGGCGATCGTCTCCCGCATGGAGTGCTTGCGATGGATGCCGTGGGACATACGCCGGGACATACCGTTTTCCAAATTTCGAATTTACTCGTAATCGGAGACTTGATGCACGGCTACGCTTTGCAAAAGTTCCATCCTGAAATCAGCTCCAATTACGATATGGACAAAGTAAAATCAGCCGAAAGCCGCAAACGCATTATGCAGTACGCACGCGAACATAAACTCCTTATGGCAGGCATGCACTTGCCGCCTCCCGGATTCGCGAAGTAA
- a CDS encoding helix-turn-helix transcriptional regulator has translation MLEAVKMRLTSKAKNGTVFTFEGKNIPDYLVIFLKSAFPNVEEIKCDNNEKSINIMDTDWFKETEASSTPAESLKLLRTTFGYTQQQLADKAGITKQQVSAMERGKEPIGRKMAHRLANALGTSYKNLFW, from the coding sequence ATGTTGGAAGCCGTGAAAATGCGCCTTACTAGCAAGGCAAAAAACGGGACCGTTTTTACATTCGAAGGGAAAAACATCCCCGATTATCTCGTCATATTTTTAAAGTCCGCTTTTCCAAATGTAGAGGAAATCAAGTGCGATAATAACGAAAAATCCATAAACATTATGGATACCGACTGGTTCAAGGAAACGGAAGCCAGTTCCACTCCTGCAGAAAGCTTGAAACTTTTGCGAACAACCTTCGGCTATACGCAGCAACAGCTGGCAGACAAAGCAGGAATTACAAAGCAACAAGTATCCGCAATGGAACGAGGCAAAGAGCCTATCGGACGCAAAATGGCACATCGTCTCGCCAACGCTCTCGGAACTAGCTACAAGAACCTGTTCTGGTAA
- a CDS encoding SDR family NAD(P)-dependent oxidoreductase: protein MKLFENKVVVVTGGAHGIGASIVSEFEKEGAKVAYIDIRENPCFVGDLSKKEVLEKFAQFVVEKYGHVDVLVNNALPLMKGIDECSYEEFSYALAVGVTAPFYFAKLFAPHFAKGASIINISSSRDRMSQPQTESYTAAKGGIAALTHALAVSFAGRVRVNSISPGWIDTDFKVYEGPDATQQPAGRVGNPLDIANMVLYLASDKAGFITGENICIDGGMTRQMIYHNDCGWKLEG from the coding sequence ATGAAATTGTTTGAAAATAAAGTGGTCGTGGTGACGGGCGGGGCGCATGGAATTGGTGCTTCTATTGTGAGTGAATTTGAAAAAGAGGGCGCGAAGGTCGCGTATATTGACATTCGCGAGAATCCCTGCTTTGTCGGGGACCTTTCAAAGAAGGAAGTCCTCGAAAAATTTGCGCAGTTCGTTGTCGAAAAATACGGGCACGTGGATGTGCTGGTAAATAATGCACTCCCGCTGATGAAGGGTATTGACGAATGTAGTTACGAAGAATTCAGCTATGCGCTCGCTGTCGGCGTGACCGCTCCGTTCTACTTTGCAAAACTTTTCGCGCCGCATTTTGCAAAGGGCGCTAGCATTATAAATATCTCGTCGTCTCGCGACCGCATGAGTCAACCGCAAACTGAAAGCTATACGGCGGCAAAGGGCGGGATTGCAGCCCTCACGCATGCGCTTGCCGTGAGTTTCGCAGGCCGTGTGCGCGTGAACTCGATTTCGCCGGGTTGGATTGATACGGATTTCAAGGTCTACGAAGGTCCCGACGCCACTCAGCAGCCTGCGGGCCGCGTCGGCAATCCGCTTGACATCGCGAACATGGTGCTTTACCTTGCAAGTGACAAGGCCGGCTTCATCACCGGCGAAAACATCTGCATCGATGGCGGCATGACCCGCCAGATGATTTACCACAACGACTGCGGCTGGAAATTGGAAGGGTAA
- a CDS encoding fibrobacter succinogenes major paralogous domain-containing protein, which yields MILAFSACGDDNSSSAAPDGDEPYSSSITAQSSSSSKVPEPVEGASSSVAESSSSVEESSSSEVTSESSSSFADKVNCSELLEGETGWSWDVPKECRFNPDIDNGTMTDSRDGKTYKTVKIGDQVWMAENLNFDPGRGGSGENEYEWSWCHDNEPENCDVVGRLYTWAAAMDSVKLVNDADNPQDCGYGKECDLASRPATLVQGICDKGWHLPSRVEWNALFAAVGDELTAGKVLKSQTDWYNRNGADAFGFSALPAGRRGSDVSYDEEGYSVYFWSSTEISSNYAYRVYLEYDADDAALSFFYKDYGFSVRCLKD from the coding sequence TTGATACTAGCGTTTTCGGCATGTGGCGACGACAATAGCAGCAGTGCAGCCCCGGACGGCGACGAACCGTATTCTTCCAGCATCACAGCGCAGTCGAGCAGTTCCTCGAAGGTCCCTGAGCCTGTCGAAGGGGCTAGTAGCAGTGTCGCAGAGTCTTCGTCTAGTGTCGAGGAATCGTCTTCTTCTGAAGTGACGTCGGAGTCGAGCAGCAGTTTTGCGGACAAGGTGAATTGTTCGGAACTTCTGGAAGGCGAAACGGGTTGGAGCTGGGACGTGCCGAAGGAGTGCCGCTTTAACCCTGATATTGATAACGGCACCATGACCGATAGCCGCGATGGCAAAACATACAAGACGGTGAAAATTGGCGACCAAGTATGGATGGCTGAGAACCTGAACTTTGATCCCGGTCGGGGCGGTTCGGGTGAGAACGAATATGAATGGTCTTGGTGTCATGACAATGAACCGGAAAATTGCGACGTAGTCGGTCGCCTTTATACCTGGGCTGCTGCCATGGATTCTGTGAAGTTGGTGAACGATGCGGACAACCCGCAGGACTGCGGCTATGGCAAGGAATGCGACCTCGCTTCAAGACCCGCGACCTTAGTTCAGGGTATTTGTGACAAGGGCTGGCATTTGCCCAGTCGGGTAGAATGGAACGCCTTGTTCGCGGCGGTGGGAGATGAATTGACTGCAGGCAAGGTTCTCAAGTCGCAGACGGATTGGTATAATAGAAACGGCGCGGATGCTTTCGGCTTTTCCGCGTTGCCTGCTGGCCGCAGAGGTAGTGATGTGAGTTACGATGAAGAGGGCTACAGCGTGTACTTTTGGAGTTCTACTGAAATCAGTAGCAACTACGCGTATCGCGTGTATTTGGAATACGACGCCGACGACGCGGCCCTGAGCTTCTTCTACAAGGACTACGGGTTCTCAGTTCGCTGCCTCAAGGACTAG
- a CDS encoding helix-turn-helix transcriptional regulator: protein MLAVVKRPRIEIRAKHIPAPLVRFLKDTYKPENVIVSDEDVAVPFEESEWFKSLETTPAEMIVANRDLRNWSQVTLAEKLGIQVQNLCAMENGRRAVSRKMALKLGKIFGTDPAAFFVFGK, encoded by the coding sequence ATGCTGGCAGTCGTGAAAAGGCCCCGTATTGAAATCAGGGCGAAGCATATCCCCGCTCCGCTTGTCAGGTTCTTGAAGGACACTTATAAACCGGAGAATGTAATCGTCAGTGATGAAGATGTTGCCGTTCCTTTTGAGGAGTCGGAATGGTTCAAGTCTCTGGAGACGACACCCGCAGAGATGATTGTCGCGAATAGGGATTTGCGCAACTGGTCACAAGTGACTCTGGCCGAGAAACTTGGAATTCAGGTGCAAAACCTGTGCGCTATGGAAAATGGACGCAGGGCTGTTTCCCGCAAGATGGCATTAAAACTCGGCAAAATTTTCGGAACGGATCCCGCAGCATTTTTTGTTTTCGGGAAGTAA